A DNA window from Chelativorans sp. AA-79 contains the following coding sequences:
- a CDS encoding cytochrome P450, with product MDVAPASFRPPAPSPRQKPPSTLQMMRIVYRNPLELWGEPSYNEPWIFVTAAVGGPLLIANDPGLIRHVLVDNARNYKMARVRQKILRPILRDGLLTAEGEVWRRSRKAMAPVFTPRHIAGFARPMLEKAEAFAERYEQALGATVDVSRDMTMLTFDILSETLFSGEVAGDSGGFAHQVDRLFETMGRVDPLDLLGAPDWLPRITRILGRNSLAFFRGIVARTMEMRKEKLAREGAAPEDFLTLLLRAEGPEGLTRGEIEDNIITFIGAGHETTARALGWTIYCLANLPGERERIEVEINTVLASEPDPVKWLDKMPYTRAAFEEAMRLYPPAPSINREAIEADAYQDLKIPKGAQVLVMPWTVHRHRKLWDDPEAYRPSRFHSENREQINRFQYLPFGAGPRVCIGATFAMQEAVIALAVLMSRYRFDLLPETKPWPVQKLTTQPQGGLPMRVTRR from the coding sequence ATGGACGTCGCCCCCGCCTCCTTCCGCCCGCCAGCGCCGAGCCCGCGGCAAAAGCCGCCCTCGACCTTGCAGATGATGCGGATCGTCTACCGCAATCCGCTGGAGCTGTGGGGCGAGCCGTCCTACAACGAGCCATGGATCTTCGTTACCGCGGCGGTGGGCGGTCCCCTGCTCATCGCCAACGATCCCGGCCTTATCCGCCATGTGCTGGTGGACAACGCCAGGAACTACAAGATGGCCCGCGTGCGCCAGAAGATCCTGCGGCCCATCCTGCGTGATGGGCTGCTCACCGCCGAAGGCGAGGTCTGGCGCCGCTCGCGCAAGGCCATGGCGCCCGTCTTCACGCCGCGCCACATCGCCGGCTTCGCCCGCCCCATGCTGGAGAAGGCGGAAGCTTTCGCGGAGCGTTACGAGCAGGCGCTCGGCGCTACGGTCGATGTCTCCCGCGATATGACCATGCTCACCTTCGATATCCTCTCCGAAACGCTCTTTTCCGGCGAGGTCGCCGGAGATTCCGGAGGCTTCGCTCATCAGGTGGACCGGCTGTTCGAGACCATGGGCCGCGTCGACCCGCTCGATCTTCTCGGCGCCCCGGACTGGCTGCCGCGCATCACGCGCATCCTGGGGCGCAACTCGCTCGCCTTCTTCCGCGGCATCGTCGCCCGCACCATGGAGATGCGGAAGGAGAAGCTGGCGCGCGAGGGTGCCGCGCCCGAGGATTTCCTCACCCTTCTCCTGCGCGCCGAAGGGCCGGAGGGGCTTACGCGCGGGGAGATCGAGGACAACATCATCACCTTCATCGGCGCGGGCCACGAGACCACCGCACGGGCGCTGGGCTGGACGATCTACTGCCTCGCCAACCTCCCCGGCGAGCGCGAGCGCATCGAGGTCGAGATCAATACGGTGCTCGCAAGCGAGCCCGATCCCGTGAAATGGCTCGACAAGATGCCATACACGCGCGCTGCTTTCGAGGAGGCGATGCGGCTCTATCCGCCGGCCCCCTCCATCAACCGCGAGGCGATCGAGGCGGATGCTTATCAGGACCTGAAGATCCCCAAGGGCGCGCAGGTGCTTGTGATGCCATGGACGGTGCACCGTCACCGCAAGCTCTGGGACGATCCGGAGGCCTACAGGCCCTCGCGCTTCCATTCGGAGAACCGCGAACAGATCAACCGTTTCCAGTATCTCCCCTTCGGCGCCGGCCCGCGCGTCTGCATCGGCGCGACCTTCGCCATGCAGGAGGCGGTGATCGCGCTCGCCGTGCTCATGTCGCGCTATCGCTTCGACCTCCTGCCGGAGACCAAGCCCTGGCCGGTGCAGAAGCTCACCACCCAGCCCCAGGGCGGGCTGCCCATGCGGGTGACGCGGCGTTAG
- a CDS encoding YraN family protein, whose translation MDADARANRRRAYRKGHRGERLASLALMLKGYRIVARRFRTPVGEIDLIARRGSLVAIVEVKARRTLTEAMEAVSYTAQRRIDAAADLWLARQPDYARLSIRYDLVAILPGRWPVHVKNIYAAR comes from the coding sequence ATGGACGCTGACGCCCGCGCGAACCGGCGGCGAGCCTACAGGAAGGGCCATCGCGGCGAGCGGCTTGCCTCCCTGGCGCTGATGCTCAAGGGCTACCGCATCGTCGCGCGCCGCTTCCGCACGCCTGTGGGCGAGATCGACCTGATCGCCCGGCGCGGCAGCCTGGTCGCCATCGTCGAGGTGAAGGCGCGGCGGACGCTGACCGAGGCGATGGAGGCCGTCTCCTACACCGCACAGCGGCGCATCGACGCGGCGGCGGACCTGTGGCTCGCCCGCCAGCCGGATTATGCGCGGCTCAGCATCCGCTACGATCTGGTCGCGATCCTGCCGGGCCGCTGGCCCGTGCATGTGAAGAACATCTACGCCGCGCGCTGA
- the rsmI gene encoding 16S rRNA (cytidine(1402)-2'-O)-methyltransferase: MEAKEKDGRSSFILGGAKIAAPRLAPALYLVATPIGNLSDITLRALETLAGADVLACEDTRVTRVLLERYGIRRRMLAYHEHNEAEATARLVAIVEEGRSVALASDAGTPLVSDPGFRLVRAAQERGVRVVPIPGPSAVLAALSVSGLPTDAFMFAGFLPSKAGQRRSRLEALASVPATLVFFESPRRIADSMAAMGEVLGPRQAVVARELTKAFEELRRGTLPELAAHYAEAGAPKGEIVVCIAPPGEAAPADADEIDRLLLALSAEMPASKAAGEAARMTGGRKSELYQRLLALKEGGDGR, from the coding sequence TTGGAGGCGAAGGAAAAAGACGGGCGCAGCTCATTCATCCTCGGCGGGGCGAAGATTGCCGCGCCGCGGCTTGCGCCCGCGCTCTATCTAGTCGCCACGCCCATCGGCAACCTCTCCGACATCACGTTGCGCGCGCTGGAAACCCTCGCCGGGGCGGATGTGCTCGCCTGCGAAGACACGCGGGTGACGCGCGTGCTGCTAGAACGCTACGGCATTCGCAGACGGATGCTGGCCTACCACGAGCACAACGAGGCCGAAGCTACCGCGCGGCTGGTGGCGATCGTGGAGGAGGGCAGGAGCGTAGCGCTTGCGAGCGACGCCGGCACGCCGCTCGTGTCCGATCCCGGCTTCCGGCTTGTCCGGGCAGCGCAGGAAAGAGGGGTGCGCGTGGTGCCGATCCCCGGCCCTTCGGCGGTGCTGGCAGCGCTCTCGGTCTCCGGCCTGCCGACCGACGCCTTTATGTTTGCCGGCTTTCTTCCTTCCAAGGCGGGCCAGCGCCGGAGCAGGCTCGAGGCACTCGCTTCGGTGCCGGCAACCCTCGTCTTCTTCGAATCGCCGCGCCGGATCGCCGACAGCATGGCCGCGATGGGCGAGGTGCTCGGCCCGCGGCAGGCGGTCGTGGCGCGCGAGCTGACCAAGGCATTCGAGGAACTGCGCCGGGGCACGCTGCCCGAGCTTGCCGCTCACTATGCGGAGGCCGGCGCGCCGAAGGGCGAAATCGTGGTCTGCATCGCGCCGCCGGGTGAGGCGGCCCCCGCCGATGCCGATGAAATCGACCGGTTGCTGCTTGCGCTGTCGGCGGAAATGCCGGCGTCCAAGGCGGCGGGGGAGGCCGCCCGCATGACGGGCGGCAGGAAATCCGAACTCTATCAGCGCCTGCTTGCCCTGAAGGAGGGCGGCGATGGACGCTGA
- a CDS encoding penicillin-binding protein activator, producing the protein MHLACARRAGTITVAALAAFLSACSTQQVPSGLPSRQPAATARPAANTVPAQGEIIGSGETRVALLVPLSAEGNGGTVAGEIRNAARLALEDAGLDTLQIVVKDTGGTEPGASAAAASAVSEGAAMILGPLFAANVRAASVALGPAHPPTLAFSSDRSAAGPGTYLNSFLPGDLVRRIIAYAASQGVRRVVALVPNGPAGQLAEAEARRVLQASGGEVVAVGRYGYDNASMMAALQEVALSISDADAIFIPDGGNTPSVIAAALKGMGIDLSGKRLLGNGQWTSANLSDPALQGGWFADVDHARLNIFKGRYQQRFGAEPSVTASLAYDSVILASALARQGGAAAFTPAYLQTVSGFAGTTGTFRFLPDGTNERGYAVYEVTDGAARLISPAPASFTGGS; encoded by the coding sequence ATGCATCTGGCATGCGCACGTCGCGCAGGAACGATCACGGTGGCAGCGCTTGCGGCTTTCCTTTCCGCCTGTTCCACGCAGCAGGTCCCCTCCGGCCTGCCGTCGCGGCAGCCGGCGGCGACCGCCCGGCCGGCGGCGAATACGGTGCCGGCCCAGGGCGAAATCATCGGCTCGGGCGAAACGCGCGTCGCCCTCCTGGTGCCGCTCAGCGCCGAGGGCAATGGCGGCACCGTTGCGGGGGAGATCAGGAACGCTGCCCGGCTTGCGCTGGAGGATGCCGGGCTCGATACGCTTCAGATCGTGGTGAAGGACACCGGCGGCACGGAACCGGGCGCTTCAGCGGCCGCCGCAAGTGCCGTATCCGAGGGCGCGGCAATGATCCTCGGACCGCTTTTCGCAGCAAATGTGCGAGCGGCCTCCGTCGCTCTCGGCCCCGCTCATCCGCCCACCCTCGCCTTCTCCTCCGACCGCTCGGCGGCCGGGCCCGGCACCTATCTCAACTCGTTCCTGCCGGGAGATCTCGTCCGCCGCATCATCGCCTATGCCGCCTCGCAGGGCGTGCGGAGGGTCGTCGCCCTCGTTCCGAACGGCCCCGCGGGCCAACTCGCGGAGGCCGAGGCCCGGCGCGTGCTGCAGGCCTCGGGCGGTGAGGTCGTCGCCGTAGGCCGGTACGGGTACGACAACGCCTCGATGATGGCCGCCTTGCAGGAGGTGGCGCTGTCGATCAGCGATGCCGACGCGATCTTCATCCCCGACGGCGGCAACACGCCGAGCGTCATCGCCGCCGCGCTCAAGGGCATGGGCATCGATCTTTCAGGCAAGCGGCTCCTCGGCAACGGCCAGTGGACCAGCGCCAATCTCTCGGACCCCGCCCTTCAGGGCGGGTGGTTCGCCGATGTCGACCACGCCCGCCTCAACATCTTCAAGGGGCGCTACCAGCAGCGCTTCGGCGCCGAGCCCTCCGTGACCGCCTCGCTGGCCTATGATTCGGTCATCCTCGCCTCCGCGCTCGCCAGACAGGGCGGTGCCGCGGCCTTCACCCCGGCGTATCTGCAGACCGTGTCCGGATTCGCGGGCACGACGGGTACGTTCCGCTTCCTTCCCGACGGCACCAATGAGCGCGGCTATGCGGTCTATGAAGTGACGGACGGCGCTGCGCGGCTGATCAGCCCCGCACCAGCGAGCTTCACCGGAGGAAGCTGA